Within the Cyanobacterium sp. T60_A2020_053 genome, the region TAGAAAATGTGGGACGCACAGCGCGCCATCACACCTTTTTTGAAATGTTGGGTAACTTCAGTTTTGGTGATTACTTCAAATCACAAGCCATCGCTTGGGGATGGGAATTGTCAACGAAAGTCTTTCAATTACCGCCGGAGAGAATCGTTGTTAGTGTGTTTCATGAAGATGACGAAGCCTTTGCCATTTGGCGTGATGAGGTGGGAATCCCCGAAAAACGCATTATCCCCATGGGAGAAGAAGATAATTTCTGGAAATCGGGCGCTACAGGACCTTGTGGTCCTTGTTCTGAGTTATACTACGATTTTAAGCCCGAATTGGGTGATGATCATATCGATTTAGAAGATGATAGCCGTTTTATCGAGTTTTATAACTTGGTTTTCATGCAGTATAACCGAGATGCGGAAGGCAATCTAGCGCCCCTCACCAAGCAAAACATCGATACTGGTATGGGTTTAGAAAGAATGGCGCAAATTCTGCAACAAGTGCCGAATAACTACGAAACTGATTTGATTTTCCCTATCATCAAAACTGCTTCCCAGTTGGCAAAAATTGACTACCACCAAGCCGATGCTAAAACTAAAGTATCATTAAAAGTCATCGGTGATCATGTGCGTTCTGTAGTACAAATGATTGCTGACGGTATTTCCGCATCGAATATGGGTAGGGGGTATATTTTGCGCCGTCTAATCCGTCGTGTGGTGCGTCACGGGCGCTTAATTGGCATTGAAGGAAATTTTATCGCTGAGGTGGCAGAAACCGCTATACAGCTATTAGAAGGGGTTTACAGCAATACTAGAGAAAGGGAAAAAGCTATTAAAGCAGAGTTGCAACGGGAAGAAAGCGCCTTTTTAGCGACTTTGGAAAGGGGTGAAAAACTCCTTGAGGATGTGATTTTGAAACTCAAACAGTCGCAAAAAACAGAAATTTCGGGAGTGGATGCTTTTACCCTTTATGATACCTTTGGTTTTCCCCTTGAGTTAACCCAAGAAATTGCGGAGGAAGAGGGTTTAACTGTTGATATTGAAGGGTTTGAAGCGGAAATGGAAACTCAAAAATTACGCTCTCAATCAGCGCACTCCACCATTGATTTAACCGTGCAAGGTAGTATAGATCAACTAGCTGAACATTTACACCCGACGGAATTTCTTGGTTACAGTGAATATCAATTAATCAGTCATGTAGAGGCGTTATTGGTAGAAGGCAAGTCGGTAGAAAAAGCGGTGACGGGCGCTGAAATTCAGTTAATCTTAAATAAAACCCCTTTTTATGCTGAATCTGGGGGGCAAATTGGCGATAAAGGTTATCTGGCTGGAGAGGATGTATTGATTGCCATTAATGATGTGCAGAAAGAATCAGGGTTTTTTATTCATTATGGCACGGTAGAACGGGGAATTGTCACGGTAGGACAAAAATTGCGCGCCACCATCGACAAAGCCTGTCGTAATCGTGTTAAGGCAAATCACACGGCTACCCATTTATTGCAGTCGGCTTTGAAAAAAGTTATCGATGACAGTATCTCTCAGGCTGGTTCTTTGGTATCCTTTGATAAGTTACGTTTTGATTTTAATTGCCCTCAGCCTCCTACTAAACCGCAGTTACAGCAGGTGGAAGATTTAATTAATACTTGGATTGCCGAAGCGCACTCCACCGTTATTGATATTATGTCATTAGCAGATGCTAAGGCGAGGGGCGCTACTGCCATGTTTGGGGAAAAATACGGCGCCGAAGTGCGCGTTATTGATATTCCTAGCGTTTCTATGGAGTTATGCGGTGGCACTCATGTT harbors:
- the alaS gene encoding alanine--tRNA ligase, coding for MTNIPPSLTGNEIREKFLQFFEAKQHQILPSAPLIPEDPTVLLTIAGMLPFKPIFLGQRQAEYPRATTSQKCIRTNDIENVGRTARHHTFFEMLGNFSFGDYFKSQAIAWGWELSTKVFQLPPERIVVSVFHEDDEAFAIWRDEVGIPEKRIIPMGEEDNFWKSGATGPCGPCSELYYDFKPELGDDHIDLEDDSRFIEFYNLVFMQYNRDAEGNLAPLTKQNIDTGMGLERMAQILQQVPNNYETDLIFPIIKTASQLAKIDYHQADAKTKVSLKVIGDHVRSVVQMIADGISASNMGRGYILRRLIRRVVRHGRLIGIEGNFIAEVAETAIQLLEGVYSNTREREKAIKAELQREESAFLATLERGEKLLEDVILKLKQSQKTEISGVDAFTLYDTFGFPLELTQEIAEEEGLTVDIEGFEAEMETQKLRSQSAHSTIDLTVQGSIDQLAEHLHPTEFLGYSEYQLISHVEALLVEGKSVEKAVTGAEIQLILNKTPFYAESGGQIGDKGYLAGEDVLIAINDVQKESGFFIHYGTVERGIVTVGQKLRATIDKACRNRVKANHTATHLLQSALKKVIDDSISQAGSLVSFDKLRFDFNCPQPPTKPQLQQVEDLINTWIAEAHSTVIDIMSLADAKARGATAMFGEKYGAEVRVIDIPSVSMELCGGTHVNNTAEIGLFKIVSETGISAGVRRIEAVAGASVLEYLKVRDDVVKELADKLKAKPEEIPERFSNLQSELKATQKELENLKQELALLKSDSLINEAQTVGEFKILVANLGNLDAKSLQTAGEKLQQKLGNSAVILASIPEAGKVSFVASFSEVIYKEKKLQAGKFIGEIARICGGGGGGRPNLAQAGGKDASKIDEALTTAKDKLIEALS